One genomic window of Amphiura filiformis chromosome 3, Afil_fr2py, whole genome shotgun sequence includes the following:
- the LOC140149022 gene encoding stAR-related lipid transfer protein 7, mitochondrial-like, producing the protein MKINMTLHQTTVFMGRVLFLRPVGTLNRVNLASCSREKLGNGACNRGVHTSTHWARVIKLLFGKDMSASESLEKCFDLLRRQFNVYAAQRLRRMGQTMNLYGTLYSEMNLRALATNFAKQYLKGKRRPFYVLFGGACCVSDKDRISENELRNRCSDDLDLIAEIKRLPSLINVAPKRLSSWEVVINKEDMRVWKRPVENTYLYEFKVCGRFSDISAKSFFRVQLDLEYRKVWDKYVIELDCVDRDDDTGSEVIHWVSKFPFPLQSRDYVYTRRYQVDHKKKTMMLVSRAIDHPTRPASNKHVRVTTYFSQMVIKPHKSFDESGFDYVLTYHDDPQAMFPQCAVNWVTHKGCPDYVSKLHDAAKQLEESSSSGQICLPLGQQTSKVKQVTGDSQNYNRGQYA; encoded by the exons ATGAAAATAAACATGACTTTGCACCAGACAACAGTATTTATGGGCAGGGTTTTGTTCCTGCGTCCAGTTGGCACCTTGAATCGTGTAAATTTAGCCTCTTGTAGCCGAGAAAAATTAGGGAATGGGGCATGCAACAGAGGAGTGCATACGAGCACGCATTGGGCGCGTGTGATCAAGCTGCTGTTTGGAAAGGATATGTCAGCTAGTGAAAGTCTGGAGAAATGTTTTGATCTACTCAGAAGACAATTTAATGTGTATGCAGCTCAAAGACTACGTCGAATGGGACAGACAATGAATCTTTATGGTACACTTTACTCCGAGATGAATCTGCGAGCTCTCGCTACAAATTTTGCGAAACAATATCTGAAGGGAAAGAGGCGTCCGTTTTACGTTTTGTTTGGAGGAGCTTGTTGTGTTTCAGACAAAGATAGGATATCAGAAAATGAATTGAGAAATAG ATGTTCAGATGACCTTGACTTGATTGCAGAAATTAAGAGACTACCAAGTTTAATTAATGTGGCTCCTAAAAGACTGTCATCATGGGAAGTGGTCATCAACAAAGAGGATATGAGGGTGTGGAAGAGGCCAGTTGAAAACACTTATCTGTATGAATTCAAAG TGTGTGGCCGCTTCAGCGACATCTCGGCTAAATCATTCTTTCGTGTGCAGTTGGACTTGGAGTATCGGAAAGTTTGGGACAAGTATGTCATCGAATTAGATTGTGTTGATAGAGATGATGACACAGGTTCAGAGGTCATTCACTGGGTCAGTAAATTTCCG TTTCCTCTGCAGAGCCGTGATTATGTATATACAAGGCGTTATCAAGTGGACCACAAAAAGAAGACCATGATGCTAGTGTCACGTGCCATTGACCATCCAACTAGACCAGCCAGCAATAAACATGTCAGGGTGACTACTTACTTCTCACAGATGGTGATTAAGCCTCATAAGAGCTTTGATGAG AGTGGGTTTGATTATGTGTTGACATACCATGATGATCCACAGGCCATGTTTCCTCAGTGTGCTGTCAACTGGGTTACACACAAAG GTTGTCCAGACTATGTGTCTAAGCTTCATGATGCAGCCAAGCAACTAGAAGAATCAAGCAGTAGCGGCCAAATCTGTCTTCCACTGGGTCAGCAAACTTCCAAAGTCAAACAGGTGACTGGTGATTCACAGAACTATAACAGGGGACAATATGCTTGA